One segment of Prionailurus bengalensis isolate Pbe53 chromosome E3, Fcat_Pben_1.1_paternal_pri, whole genome shotgun sequence DNA contains the following:
- the KDELR2 gene encoding ER lumen protein-retaining receptor 2, which yields MNIFRLTGDLSHLAAIVILLLKIWKTRSCAGISGKSQLLFALVFTTRYLDLFTSFISLYNTSMKLIYIACSYATVYLIYMKFKATYDGNHDTFRVEFLVVPVGGLSFLVNHDFSPLEILWTFSIYLESVAILPQLFMISKTGEAETITTHYLFFLGLYRALYLVNWIWRFYFEGFFDLIAVVAGVVQTILYCDFFYLYITKVLKGKKLSLPA from the exons ATGAACATCTTCCGGCTGACCGGGGACCTGTCCCACCTGGCGGCCATTGTCATCCTGCTGCTGAAGATCTGGAAGACGCGCTCCTGCGCCG gtATTTCTGGAAAAAGCCAGCTTCTCTTTGCACTGGTCTTCACAACTCGTTACCTGGatctttttacttcatttatttcattatataatacATCTATGAAG CTCATCTATATTGCCTGCTCCTACGCCACGGTGTACCTGATCTACATGAAATTCAAGGCGACCTACGACGGAAACCATGATACCTTCCGAGTGGAGTTCCTGGTGGTCCCCGTGGGAGGTCTCTCCTTTCTCGTCAATCACGATTTCTCTCCTCTTGAG ATTTTGTGGACCTTCTCCATCTACCTGGAATCCGTGGCTATCCTTCCCCAGCTCTTCATGATCAGCAAGACAGGGGAGGCGGAGACCATCACCACCCACTACCTGTTCTTCCTGGGCCTCTACCGCGCTCTCTATCTCGTCAACTGGATCTGGCGCTTCTACTTCGAGGGCTTCTTTGACCTCATCGCTGTGGTGGCCGGCGTCGTCCAGACCATTCTGTACTGCGACTTCTTCTACTTGTACATCACAAAAG TACTCAAGGGAAAGAAGCTCAGTCTGCCAGCGTAA